The Microplitis demolitor isolate Queensland-Clemson2020A chromosome 8, iyMicDemo2.1a, whole genome shotgun sequence genome has a segment encoding these proteins:
- the LOC128668370 gene encoding uncharacterized protein LOC128668370 — MEVICVSRTPRKGSNELGISFDRDPDVKTYKEIQRSLKRYLRIKASSFNGTTQLHVACKDGNRRRVKQLLAKSSIDPNVENNKGIKPIHLAILYDHLKIVETLLVFGAHVDTLFKLPLYHKIKDDLPWAKDFGDKITLLTHAIICNNVDLAKLLIDHGADLKIRSRSNRTLLMCAVNGHCLEIIKHMLPKLTRHEVNYRDNEGMSAIHFLLTKEQFGKWRYNHVQTCLDSTKGSILKLLIKQGADINATIKGDPSTLLINMAAYRALPTLIRILQPRQTFSTIARPLSYALIPDHLSTEIINYLERKNNSSIQCTRHHHLDYPPDTHINCKTHFKLYSYLCIRMILNDLRCRLAFGYPIHEDESKGLKTLIEKSDKHRFYVAHVDKSIPRLLQWLDNTVISYGDKNISLYKLVKSNRRELEILINDQIFFHAFESFDCDWRLEDFYFMVQQRVLDIKERRELLNDFRTLFLELRNKINIPFDCLWEIVKYLNNEELTNFLNCFIYTPLNDKLIDVNITVNRVNNEILEYFNVHNSLLVIL; from the coding sequence ATGGAAGTTATCTGTGTATCACGAACTCCTAGGAAGGGATCTAACGAACTAGGCATCTCTTTTGACAGAGACCCTGATGTTAAAACATACAAAGAGATACAGCGATCACTTAAACGGTATCTACGCATCAAAGCTTCCTCGTTTAATGGAACGACGCAGCTCCATGTCGCTTGTAAAGACGGTAACAGAAGACGAGTAAAACAATTACTTGCTAAATCAAGTATTGATCCAAATGTAGAAAATAACAAGGGTATTAAACCAATTCATCTTGCTATTTTATACGaccatttaaaaatagtagagACACTGCTGGTTTTCGGTGCTCACGTAGATACCCTATTCAAACTACCACTTTACCATAAAATCAAAGACGATTTACCATGGGCTAAAGATTTTGGTGATAAAATAACACTATTGACGCATGCAATAATTTGTAACAACGTTGATTTAGCAAAACTTTTGATTGATCACGGcgctgatttaaaaattagaagCCGTTCTAATAGAACATTACTGATGTGTGCCGTAAATGGACACTgcttagaaattataaaacacaTGCTGCCAAAATTAACTCGGCATGAAGTAAATTACCGTGACAACGAAGGTATGAGTGCGATACATTTTTTGTTAACAAAAGAACAATTCGGAAAGTGGCGTTACAACCATGTTCAAACATGTTTGGATTCGACCAAAGGTTCTATTTTGAAGTTACTCATCAAACAAGGAGCCGATATAAATGCAACAATAAAAGGAGATCCGAGTACACTGCTTATTAATATGGCAGCTTACAGAGCTCTGCCGACACTGATACGAATTCTACAGCCAAGACAAACATTTTCAACGATAGCTCGACCCTTGTCTTACGCATTAATACCAGACCATCTAAGTACtgagataattaattacctggaGCGTAAAAACAATTCAAGTATTCAGTGTACACGTCACCATCACTTGGATTATCCTCCTGACACTCATATCAATTGCAAAACtcattttaaactttatagtTATCTTTGTATTAGAATGATTTTGAATGATCTCCGTTGCCGACTTGCGTTTGGTTATCCGATACATGAAGATGAGTCGAAAGGACTGAAAACTTTAATTGAAAAGTCAGACAAGCATAGATTTTACGTAGCACACGTGGATAAATCAATACCTAGATTATTACAATGGCTCGATAATACGGTAATAAGTTatggtgataaaaatatatcacttTATAAACTTGTTAAAAGTAACAGAAGAGAACTTGAGATATTGATTAAcgatcaaatattttttcatgctTTCGAATCATTCGACTGCGACTGGAGACTcgaggatttttattttatggttCAACAGCGGGTTCTAGACATTAAAGAACGTCGAGAACTTTTGAACGATTTTCGTACACTATTTCTTGAAttaaggaataaaataaatatcccaTTTGATTGTCTATGGGAAATCGTAAAGTATTTGAACAATGAAGaattgacaaattttttaaattgctttaTCTACACTCCCctgaatgataaattaattgatgtcAATATCACTGTAAATAgagttaataatgaaattcttgaatattttaatgtaCATAATAGTCTTCTAGTTATTCTGTGA
- the LOC103578885 gene encoding HSPB1-associated protein 1 isoform X1: protein MTPSRDLIKQMILEINEPILFNGIINNDTDNWNKLEINNFIKLLGDYKLPFRVGKNIRTTEPQWDINCPIETMTINECIEKIDNNTEEWYYFDYKYMHEWFDDKPEILEAVDWKLFGFDKSGRDSTLWIGSKGAHTNCHQDTYGCNLIAQLHGRKEWLLFPPDSGAELKQTRIPYEESTIYSKLNFFSPTRDDLVAMKRINKNAKSIVLEKGQVLFVPRGWWHYVESLDFSISVNVWLPLESDNEGRLKEAIVKFLMTKSEGIPAAEELKSIDLNNLSLLMRHCIEECKKLRDVDEEIKIKRAKTVSLVLSNLAKDYPEVVTEIRNLSREEFNEILSLKSYRFKDKEILTVEINKSIKDDNDVLKTVVDRLCCADIIDVVVDSLLNAQS, encoded by the exons atgacacCATCAAgagatttaataaaacaaatgatattagaaattaatgaaCCGATATTGTTTAatggaattattaataatgatactgATAATTGGAATAagttagaaataaataattttataaaattattaggcGATTACAAGTTACCATTTAGAGTTGGTAAAAATATACGGACtact GAGCCGCAATGGGACATAAATTGTCCGATAGAAACAATGACGATAAATGAATGTATTgagaaaattgataataatacagAAGAATggtattattttgattataaatacatGCATGAATGGTTTGATGATAAGCCAGAAATATTGGAAGCTGTTGATTGGAAATTATTTGGTTTCGATAAATCTGGAAGAGATTCAACATTGTGGATTGGTAGTAAAGGTGCTCATACTAATTGTCATCAAGATACTTATGGGTGTAATTTAATTGCACAATTACATGGCAG aaaggAATGGTTGTTATTCCCACCAGATTCGGGTGCTGAGTTGAAGCAAACAAGAATTCCATATGAAGAATCAACAATTTATagtaaacttaattttttttctccaacgagaGATGATCTAGTGGCGatgaaaagaataaataaaaatgcaaagTCAATTGTCTTGGAGAAAGGACAAGTTTTGTTTGTACCAAGAGGATGGTGGCATTATGTTGAGTCgttagatttttcaattagtGTCAATGTATGGTTGCCATTGGAAAGCGACAATGAGGGAAGATTGAAAGAAgctattgttaaatttttaatgactaaGTCTGAAGGTATTCCAGCGGCTGAAGAACTTAAatctattgatttaaataatttgtcgcTATTG ATGCGACATTGTATTGAAGAGTGTAAGAAATTGCGAGATGTcgatgaagaaataaaaataaaaagagctAAAACAGTTTCTTtggttttatcaaatttagcGAAAGATTATCCAGAAGTAGTTACAGAAATACGTAATTTAAGTAGAgaagaatttaatgaaattttgagtttGAAAAGTTATAGATTTAAAGATAAAGAAATACTTACTGtagaaataaacaaaagtattaAAGATGATAACGATGTGTTGAAAACTGTTGTCGATAGACTTTGTTGTGCAGATATTAttgatgttgttgttgataGTTTATTGAATGCACAGTCATAG
- the LOC103578869 gene encoding protein transport protein Sec61 subunit beta produces MPAAPSSTNVGAGGRSPSRAVAPRTSGAGTVRQRKTAPATSARNRNTGTSSGGMWRFYTDDSPGIKVGPVPVLVMSLLFIASVFMLHIWGKYTRS; encoded by the exons atg CCGGCCGCACCGAGTTCAACAAATGTTGGAGCAGGAGGTCGATCTCCAAGCAGAGCTGTCGCACCAAGAACAAGTGGTGCTGGTACAGTACGACAACGTAAAACCGCACCAGCAACGTCAGCGAGAAATCGCAACACTGGTACCAGTTCCGGTGGAATGTGGAGATTTTACACTGACGACTCACCTGGCATTAAAgt TGGACCAGTACCAGTACTCGTAATGTCCCTTTTGTTCATCGCATCCGTATTTATGTTACACATCTGGGGTAAATACACAAGATCGTAG
- the LOC103578885 gene encoding HSPB1-associated protein 1 isoform X2 yields MTINECIEKIDNNTEEWYYFDYKYMHEWFDDKPEILEAVDWKLFGFDKSGRDSTLWIGSKGAHTNCHQDTYGCNLIAQLHGRKEWLLFPPDSGAELKQTRIPYEESTIYSKLNFFSPTRDDLVAMKRINKNAKSIVLEKGQVLFVPRGWWHYVESLDFSISVNVWLPLESDNEGRLKEAIVKFLMTKSEGIPAAEELKSIDLNNLSLLMRHCIEECKKLRDVDEEIKIKRAKTVSLVLSNLAKDYPEVVTEIRNLSREEFNEILSLKSYRFKDKEILTVEINKSIKDDNDVLKTVVDRLCCADIIDVVVDSLLNAQS; encoded by the exons ATGACGATAAATGAATGTATTgagaaaattgataataatacagAAGAATggtattattttgattataaatacatGCATGAATGGTTTGATGATAAGCCAGAAATATTGGAAGCTGTTGATTGGAAATTATTTGGTTTCGATAAATCTGGAAGAGATTCAACATTGTGGATTGGTAGTAAAGGTGCTCATACTAATTGTCATCAAGATACTTATGGGTGTAATTTAATTGCACAATTACATGGCAG aaaggAATGGTTGTTATTCCCACCAGATTCGGGTGCTGAGTTGAAGCAAACAAGAATTCCATATGAAGAATCAACAATTTATagtaaacttaattttttttctccaacgagaGATGATCTAGTGGCGatgaaaagaataaataaaaatgcaaagTCAATTGTCTTGGAGAAAGGACAAGTTTTGTTTGTACCAAGAGGATGGTGGCATTATGTTGAGTCgttagatttttcaattagtGTCAATGTATGGTTGCCATTGGAAAGCGACAATGAGGGAAGATTGAAAGAAgctattgttaaatttttaatgactaaGTCTGAAGGTATTCCAGCGGCTGAAGAACTTAAatctattgatttaaataatttgtcgcTATTG ATGCGACATTGTATTGAAGAGTGTAAGAAATTGCGAGATGTcgatgaagaaataaaaataaaaagagctAAAACAGTTTCTTtggttttatcaaatttagcGAAAGATTATCCAGAAGTAGTTACAGAAATACGTAATTTAAGTAGAgaagaatttaatgaaattttgagtttGAAAAGTTATAGATTTAAAGATAAAGAAATACTTACTGtagaaataaacaaaagtattaAAGATGATAACGATGTGTTGAAAACTGTTGTCGATAGACTTTGTTGTGCAGATATTAttgatgttgttgttgataGTTTATTGAATGCACAGTCATAG